In a single window of the uncultured Dysgonomonas sp. genome:
- a CDS encoding two-component regulator propeller domain-containing protein, which yields MKNTLIIISSIIISLLSISKATGQNNISSKYIFSTISIDEGLPVNFVDDIFKDSHGFIWVATQGGGLSRYDGYEFINFNVNSSPLFLKSNFIRKVVEDNFNRLWTTSNNGIDIIDLKTMQKSTISYKDNLLNTVLNTPAITIFKDRKGCIWVVSTENMYKLEFDAKGNIQRIYTTVQKGSPYRFTCISEIDNEIWAGNDGAVYKITEGQSGKLNLQLVSTHFSISSNLFISSILKKDNTIWMATEDGLFRYNDINQPPSHYLHNPLNPYSISQNMVTDLNIVNGSIIAGTLRGLNIYNPVTDGFEHITHNSAAESLNSDFINCLLADGDNLWIGTESGGINKMTLRKLAVKNYIHSNSDKGSISPNPVNAILETRNGNLWVGSVEGGLNLMKKGESSFTHYMAGPGLLSHNSVSVLEEDYDGNLWIGTWGGAISILNESKLPAISYKYINPNSSFIGILKYDPVNNGMWIGTNRAVYWYDIQNNSLEIPLPENMNQNIWGTLGSAIDTKNRLWLGCSEGLIQIDLNAYDEPAKKFAARFVSLNEQEVNKLFLKNITCIFQAHDNTIWVGSNGYGICKIEEINGKYVSRTYTMVQGLVNNAVFGILEDEQGLLWISTGRGMSSFNPQTDRFVNYTKDDGLANHQFYWNASFKSPVSKNLYFGSMTGLTELQGNSRYASKEQRGVTFTKLQILNQTVWHNSGNYIKEDISYAKKLDLHEQDKSFSIEFSALDYDNPSTVAYSYRLLGFDDKWIDVPSNRRFVSYTNLSPGTYRLQVRCMTKASDWSENITELEIEIHPFFYKTVWFISLCIILLLVLGIQLYKWRINSLKKQREILHKKVEERTHALEEQKKLLEEQAVELKLQNTILVDQNEKISYQRKQLIGMSKKVQEAMADRMSFFTNITHEFRTPITLIIGPIERALKLSTNPKVVEQLQYVSRNSKHLLSLVNQLMDFRKVESDSMSVNPTAGNLINFLDELLIPFESFANERSIKIRRIYRMSHPRIMFDEEAIRKLITNLLANSIKFTPDGGSVTLYVSTITGSDGEDKLYICVRDSGIGIKDEDLNRIFNRFYQSDTRTKYPVYGQSGTGIGLYLCKNIVNLLEGSITAKNNHTKGASFRILLPLIAASASEQQSFTENYIPPVAGNREYIPATEQKEQRLTILVVEDNMDMRKYICSILSDYYKVVEAENGEEALKVLKATSIDFIISDLMMPVMDGLELSQKVKSDLSTSHIPFLMLTAKTSIETQIGSYKMGADEFLTKPFDEELLLTRINNILEIRKLYQRKFSLYMNVEELNITEDSNDEKFLKKAMEIIKENYTNTEYDVSNFVNDMGVSQSLLNKKMQILTGQPPSHFIRDFRLSIARELILKSKGNKTISEIAYEVGFNDPKYFTRCFTKHFGIAPSAMSKDTD from the coding sequence ATGAAAAATACACTTATAATAATAAGCAGTATCATTATATCTCTATTGTCCATATCGAAGGCTACAGGACAAAATAATATTTCATCAAAATATATATTCAGTACCATCAGCATAGATGAAGGACTTCCTGTAAATTTTGTAGATGACATATTCAAGGACAGTCACGGATTTATCTGGGTGGCTACTCAGGGAGGAGGCTTGTCTCGATATGATGGTTATGAATTTATAAATTTCAATGTAAACAGTTCACCTCTCTTTCTTAAGAGTAATTTTATACGGAAGGTCGTGGAAGACAATTTCAACCGATTGTGGACAACATCGAATAATGGTATAGACATCATAGATCTCAAGACCATGCAGAAATCGACCATATCGTATAAAGATAATTTACTTAATACAGTATTAAACACTCCGGCTATTACAATATTCAAAGACAGGAAAGGCTGTATATGGGTGGTTTCGACGGAAAACATGTACAAACTGGAATTCGATGCCAAAGGAAATATACAGCGCATATACACAACCGTGCAAAAAGGCTCTCCTTATAGATTTACCTGCATCAGTGAAATAGACAATGAAATATGGGCCGGAAACGACGGTGCTGTCTATAAAATAACGGAAGGACAAAGTGGAAAGCTGAATTTACAACTCGTCTCAACACATTTCAGCATATCATCCAATCTCTTTATCTCAAGTATTCTGAAAAAAGATAACACAATATGGATGGCTACAGAAGACGGGCTGTTCAGATACAATGATATAAATCAGCCTCCTTCACATTACCTACACAATCCTCTGAACCCATATTCCATTTCCCAGAATATGGTTACAGATCTAAACATTGTAAACGGGTCTATCATAGCAGGAACACTTCGGGGATTAAACATTTACAATCCCGTTACCGATGGATTCGAACATATCACTCATAATAGTGCTGCAGAATCGCTAAACAGTGACTTTATAAATTGTTTGCTGGCTGATGGCGATAATCTCTGGATAGGAACAGAATCGGGAGGTATCAATAAAATGACTTTACGCAAATTGGCCGTAAAAAATTATATCCATAGCAATTCCGACAAGGGCAGTATATCGCCTAACCCTGTCAATGCTATTCTGGAAACACGTAATGGCAACTTATGGGTAGGAAGTGTGGAAGGCGGACTGAACCTGATGAAAAAAGGGGAGTCTTCCTTTACTCATTATATGGCCGGTCCGGGATTACTCAGTCATAATAGCGTAAGTGTACTGGAAGAAGATTATGACGGAAATTTATGGATAGGCACATGGGGTGGAGCAATAAGCATACTGAATGAAAGTAAACTCCCTGCCATTTCCTATAAATATATAAATCCCAATTCCAGTTTTATTGGAATCCTCAAATATGACCCTGTGAATAATGGTATGTGGATAGGGACCAACAGGGCGGTTTACTGGTATGATATACAGAATAACAGCCTCGAAATTCCTTTACCCGAAAATATGAACCAAAACATATGGGGTACACTGGGCAGTGCCATAGATACAAAAAACAGGCTTTGGCTGGGCTGCTCTGAAGGTTTGATACAGATAGACCTCAATGCATATGATGAGCCTGCAAAAAAATTCGCAGCCCGATTTGTTTCCCTGAACGAACAGGAAGTCAATAAACTGTTTCTGAAAAATATCACATGTATCTTTCAGGCGCACGACAATACAATATGGGTAGGCAGTAACGGATATGGAATATGCAAGATAGAGGAAATAAACGGGAAGTATGTCTCACGTACATATACGATGGTACAAGGCTTGGTAAACAATGCCGTATTCGGGATACTGGAAGACGAGCAGGGACTACTCTGGATAAGTACAGGACGGGGCATGTCATCGTTCAACCCCCAGACAGACAGGTTTGTAAACTATACTAAAGATGACGGGCTTGCCAATCATCAGTTTTACTGGAATGCTTCTTTCAAGTCGCCTGTCAGCAAGAACCTGTATTTCGGGAGTATGACAGGGCTTACAGAACTACAAGGCAATTCCCGGTATGCATCGAAAGAGCAGAGAGGGGTAACATTTACCAAACTTCAAATACTAAATCAGACTGTGTGGCACAATAGCGGCAATTACATAAAAGAGGATATCAGCTACGCAAAAAAACTTGACCTGCATGAACAGGATAAATCTTTTTCTATTGAATTTTCGGCTCTCGATTATGACAATCCATCGACAGTTGCCTATTCATACAGGCTTTTAGGGTTTGACGATAAATGGATAGACGTACCTTCTAACCGCCGCTTTGTAAGTTATACAAATCTCAGCCCCGGCACTTACCGGCTTCAGGTAAGGTGCATGACCAAGGCCTCGGACTGGTCCGAAAACATAACAGAGCTGGAAATAGAAATACATCCGTTTTTCTATAAGACTGTATGGTTTATCAGTTTATGTATTATATTACTACTGGTATTGGGTATCCAATTATATAAATGGCGGATAAATTCGTTGAAAAAACAACGCGAAATATTGCATAAAAAGGTAGAGGAACGGACACATGCACTCGAAGAGCAGAAAAAACTGCTGGAAGAACAGGCGGTAGAGCTAAAACTGCAAAATACCATTCTTGTAGACCAGAATGAAAAGATTTCTTATCAACGGAAACAATTGATAGGAATGTCGAAAAAAGTGCAGGAAGCCATGGCCGACAGAATGTCTTTCTTTACGAATATCACCCATGAATTCCGCACGCCGATCACCCTCATTATAGGGCCTATAGAAAGGGCTTTAAAGTTAAGCACCAACCCTAAAGTGGTGGAACAATTACAATATGTGTCCCGCAATTCAAAACATCTCCTGTCACTGGTCAATCAACTGATGGACTTCAGGAAAGTAGAATCGGACAGTATGAGTGTAAATCCGACGGCGGGGAATCTCATCAATTTCCTGGATGAACTTCTGATACCGTTCGAATCATTTGCAAATGAGCGAAGTATAAAAATAAGAAGGATATACAGGATGTCACATCCCCGCATAATGTTTGATGAAGAAGCTATACGAAAGCTGATAACCAACCTGCTGGCCAATTCCATCAAGTTTACACCCGATGGAGGAAGTGTAACTCTGTATGTAAGTACCATCACAGGAAGTGACGGAGAGGATAAATTGTATATCTGCGTACGAGATTCGGGCATAGGTATCAAGGATGAAGACCTCAACCGTATTTTCAACCGCTTCTACCAGTCGGACACACGCACTAAATACCCTGTTTACGGACAAAGTGGTACAGGCATCGGGCTCTATCTGTGCAAAAACATCGTCAACTTGCTCGAAGGCAGTATTACAGCCAAAAACAACCATACAAAGGGAGCTTCGTTCCGTATATTGTTACCTCTCATTGCCGCATCTGCGTCTGAGCAACAGTCATTCACGGAAAACTATATCCCTCCCGTAGCCGGCAACAGAGAATATATTCCTGCAACAGAGCAAAAAGAACAACGATTAACAATACTTGTTGTAGAGGATAATATGGATATGCGTAAATATATCTGTTCTATATTATCCGATTATTATAAAGTGGTGGAGGCCGAAAACGGAGAAGAAGCATTAAAGGTATTGAAAGCAACATCTATAGATTTCATCATCAGCGACCTGATGATGCCTGTTATGGATGGGCTCGAATTATCTCAGAAGGTTAAGTCCGACCTGTCTACTTCCCATATACCATTTTTGATGTTAACAGCAAAGACGTCGATCGAAACGCAGATCGGCAGTTATAAAATGGGCGCAGACGAGTTCCTTACCAAACCCTTCGATGAAGAACTGCTACTTACGAGAATCAATAATATCCTGGAAATCCGCAAACTATATCAACGCAAATTTAGTCTGTATATGAATGTAGAGGAACTGAACATCACGGAAGACTCGAACGATGAAAAATTCCTCAAAAAAGCAATGGAAATCATAAAAGAGAATTATACAAATACAGAGTATGATGTGAGCAACTTTGTTAATGATATGGGTGTAAGCCAGAGCCTGCTTAACAAAAAGATGCAAATACTTACGGGGCAACCCCCGAGCCACTTTATCCGTGATTTCCGGCTATCCATAGCCAGAGAACTGATACTGAAAAGTAAAGGCAATAAGACCATTTCGGAAATAGCTTATGAAGTAGGCTTTAATGATCCGAAATATTTTACCCGTTGTTTTACCAAACACTTTGGTATTGCTCCCAGCGCCATGTCGAAAGATACGGACTAG
- a CDS encoding DUF3868 domain-containing protein: MEKKYLYMLVLLLIASVTTAQTEYGKQITVHEVAEKRDNRLYINLELILDKLQLKSEHMLILSPVIESASKDITKKLAPIVVSGNNRYKSLSRTLALKDKHIFETKPDTVVRRNNGEPQKITYNMSTPFEKWMEKGTLTLQEEVQGCAFCDLNKVERLLISSITENPLEPIYQTNYVEPKAEPIKNRKEVIELYLSHKADCSIIHPDFENNSSELEKFTSIFRKVVNSDDFSFTGINITGYASPEGTYQYNKELSEARTKSLIEYLRKNYILDENLFTLDWKGEDWDGLVKILETYQIENKDKILDIIRTVDVHQGREGQIMKINSGTIYNTLLKEIFPQLRRNVCTVEYTVSPFDINKAQQIIKTNPKALSIEEMYLVANTFPKGSEAYNEIFIIAASTFPDNVEAVTNAAAINISRGNITKASQMLEKVKHHPTAWNNMGIVKSLQTKYNEAKEYFIKAANNGVKQSANNLVQLNEFLEH; encoded by the coding sequence ATGGAAAAGAAATATCTATATATGCTTGTACTTCTTCTTATCGCATCCGTTACAACAGCCCAAACGGAGTATGGGAAACAAATTACAGTACATGAAGTTGCTGAAAAAAGAGATAACAGGTTATACATCAATCTGGAACTTATATTGGATAAACTCCAATTAAAATCGGAACATATGTTAATCCTTAGCCCTGTGATAGAATCGGCAAGCAAGGATATAACAAAAAAACTAGCTCCGATAGTCGTATCCGGAAATAACAGATATAAATCCTTAAGCCGGACATTAGCCTTAAAAGACAAACATATCTTCGAAACTAAACCAGATACCGTTGTCAGGAGAAATAACGGAGAACCTCAGAAAATAACATATAACATGAGTACCCCTTTCGAAAAATGGATGGAGAAAGGAACCCTGACATTACAGGAAGAAGTTCAGGGTTGTGCATTTTGCGATCTGAACAAAGTTGAACGTTTATTAATTTCATCTATCACAGAGAACCCTTTGGAACCTATATATCAAACCAACTATGTAGAACCTAAAGCTGAACCGATTAAAAACAGGAAGGAAGTAATAGAGCTTTATCTCAGCCATAAGGCAGATTGTTCTATTATCCATCCCGACTTTGAAAATAATTCTTCCGAACTCGAAAAATTCACATCCATATTCCGAAAAGTTGTTAACAGTGACGACTTCAGCTTTACAGGTATAAACATTACCGGTTATGCTTCGCCTGAAGGCACTTACCAATATAATAAGGAGCTCTCCGAAGCCAGGACAAAGTCTCTGATCGAATATCTACGGAAAAATTATATACTGGATGAAAACCTATTCACGCTGGACTGGAAAGGTGAAGATTGGGATGGCTTAGTGAAAATACTGGAGACATATCAGATAGAAAATAAAGATAAAATATTAGATATTATACGCACTGTAGATGTTCACCAAGGCCGCGAAGGACAAATAATGAAGATAAACAGCGGAACAATTTATAACACATTATTAAAAGAAATATTCCCCCAGTTGAGAAGAAATGTATGTACTGTAGAATATACAGTTAGCCCATTCGATATAAATAAAGCACAACAGATAATAAAAACAAATCCGAAGGCATTGAGTATCGAAGAGATGTATTTGGTAGCAAATACATTCCCGAAAGGATCGGAAGCCTATAATGAGATATTCATCATAGCAGCCAGCACATTCCCCGATAATGTAGAAGCCGTAACCAATGCCGCTGCAATAAACATAAGCCGGGGAAATATAACAAAAGCATCCCAAATGCTTGAAAAGGTGAAGCATCATCCAACCGCATGGAACAATATGGGCATAGTAAAGAGCCTTCAAACGAAATATAACGAAGCAAAAGAATATTTTATAAAAGCGGCAAACAACGGTGTTAAGCAGTCTGCCAATAACTTGGTACAGCTTAATGAGTTTCTCGAACATTAA
- the glyA gene encoding serine hydroxymethyltransferase has translation MKRDTAIFDIIEREYQRQLKGIELIASENFVSQQVMEAMGSCLTNKYAEGYPGKRYYGGCEIVDLSEQLAIDRLKEIFGAEWANVQPHSGAQANAAVFLACMQAGDKFLGLNLSHGGHLSHGSPVNFSGLMFHALEYNVRQDTEQVDYEQMEQVARTEKPKVIIAGASAYSRDWDYARIRKIADEIGAIFMVDMAHPAGLVAAGLLNNPLPHAHIVTTTTHKTLRGPRGGAILLGKDFENPWGKKTPKGEVRMMSALLDSAVFPGIQGGPLEHVIAAKAVSFAEALDPSYKVYQTQVKKNAAAMAQAFIDKGYKVVSGGTDNHSMLIDLRPKFPELTGKLAEKALVEADITTNKNMVPFDSRSPFLTSGLRFGTPAITTRGAKEPLMAEIVEMIDTVLSNPENEQTVKAVREKVNSIMKEYPLFAW, from the coding sequence ATGAAAAGAGACACAGCCATTTTTGATATTATCGAAAGAGAGTATCAACGACAACTGAAAGGAATCGAATTGATCGCATCGGAAAACTTTGTCAGCCAACAGGTAATGGAGGCAATGGGTTCATGCCTAACCAACAAATATGCAGAAGGCTATCCGGGGAAAAGATATTATGGGGGATGTGAAATAGTAGACCTTAGTGAACAACTGGCCATCGACCGTTTGAAAGAAATATTCGGCGCGGAATGGGCTAATGTACAGCCTCATTCGGGTGCACAGGCTAACGCTGCTGTTTTCCTCGCCTGTATGCAGGCCGGAGATAAGTTCCTGGGTTTAAACCTGTCACATGGAGGTCACCTTTCACATGGTTCACCCGTAAACTTCTCAGGACTTATGTTTCACGCTCTTGAATACAATGTGCGTCAGGATACGGAACAAGTGGACTACGAACAAATGGAGCAGGTTGCACGTACAGAAAAACCAAAAGTAATCATCGCCGGAGCTTCGGCTTATTCCCGCGACTGGGACTATGCACGAATCCGTAAGATAGCTGACGAAATAGGTGCGATCTTTATGGTAGATATGGCACATCCTGCCGGGCTTGTTGCTGCCGGATTACTAAACAACCCGCTACCTCATGCGCATATAGTAACGACTACCACACACAAGACTCTTCGTGGGCCTCGTGGTGGCGCAATTCTACTGGGTAAAGATTTTGAAAATCCATGGGGTAAGAAAACGCCTAAAGGCGAAGTGCGTATGATGTCTGCATTGCTCGACTCGGCTGTATTCCCGGGAATACAGGGAGGTCCACTGGAGCATGTGATTGCTGCTAAAGCCGTTTCGTTTGCAGAAGCACTCGACCCTTCATATAAAGTATATCAGACACAGGTAAAGAAAAATGCAGCAGCTATGGCTCAGGCATTTATAGATAAAGGTTATAAGGTAGTTTCGGGCGGTACGGACAATCACTCTATGCTAATAGACCTTCGTCCTAAATTCCCCGAGCTGACCGGTAAGCTGGCTGAAAAAGCGCTTGTAGAAGCGGATATCACAACGAATAAGAACATGGTTCCATTCGATAGCCGTAGTCCTTTCCTTACTTCAGGGCTTCGTTTCGGAACACCTGCCATCACTACACGTGGGGCGAAAGAACCGCTGATGGCTGAGATCGTGGAAATGATAGATACCGTTCTTTCAAATCCTGAAAATGAGCAGACAGTAAAGGCTGTTCGTGAGAAAGTAAATTCAATTATGAAAGAATATCCATTATTCGCCTGGTAA
- a CDS encoding class I SAM-dependent rRNA methyltransferase: protein MNYKIIKLKPKKEESLRRFHPWIFSGAVQQKDNDLTEGEVVSVYTASNEFIAVGHYQIGSIEVRVLSFEEEEIDPDFWQKRLKSALELRKSIGLLSADNDSYRLVHGEGDGLPGLIIDVYAETAVIQSHSVGMHESRMMICDALKVVMGATLKNIYYKSETTLPYKANLGAENEYLFGGKDVNEIASENGLKFYPDWVKGQKTGFFVDQRDNRSLLECYAKDRSVLNMFCYTGGFSFYAMRGGAKLVHSVDSSSKAVMLTNKNVEINFPDDKRHEAFAEDAFKYLGSINKGDYDLIILDPPAFAKHRGAIKNALQGYKRLNAVAFDKIARGGIVFTFSCSQVISKEAFRLAVFSAAAMSGRKVRILHQLSQPADHPINIYHPEGEYLKGLVLYVE from the coding sequence ATGAATTATAAGATAATAAAGCTAAAACCTAAGAAAGAAGAATCTCTGAGACGCTTTCACCCATGGATATTTTCGGGAGCAGTACAGCAAAAAGATAATGATCTCACCGAAGGAGAGGTGGTTTCCGTCTATACAGCCAGTAACGAATTCATTGCCGTAGGGCATTATCAGATCGGAAGCATTGAGGTTCGCGTCCTGTCTTTCGAAGAAGAGGAGATCGATCCTGATTTTTGGCAAAAGCGTTTGAAGTCTGCTTTAGAACTGAGGAAGTCGATAGGATTGCTGTCTGCTGATAATGATTCGTATCGTCTTGTTCATGGCGAGGGTGATGGCCTTCCCGGACTGATTATCGATGTATATGCCGAAACTGCTGTCATACAATCGCACTCTGTGGGTATGCACGAATCGCGGATGATGATCTGTGACGCGCTAAAGGTTGTAATGGGAGCTACGCTGAAGAACATATACTATAAGTCTGAAACGACATTGCCATATAAAGCCAATCTGGGAGCGGAAAATGAATATCTGTTCGGAGGAAAGGATGTCAATGAGATTGCTTCTGAAAACGGTCTGAAGTTCTATCCCGACTGGGTAAAGGGACAAAAGACCGGCTTCTTCGTCGATCAGCGTGATAACAGGTCATTACTGGAGTGCTATGCCAAAGACCGTTCGGTACTGAATATGTTTTGTTATACTGGTGGATTTTCATTCTATGCCATGCGTGGAGGTGCAAAACTGGTACATTCAGTCGATAGTTCGTCAAAAGCGGTGATGCTGACGAATAAGAATGTAGAGATTAACTTCCCTGATGATAAGCGGCACGAGGCTTTTGCCGAAGATGCATTCAAATATCTCGGCAGCATAAATAAAGGCGATTACGACCTGATAATACTCGATCCTCCAGCCTTTGCAAAACACCGTGGAGCGATCAAGAACGCATTGCAGGGATATAAACGATTGAATGCTGTAGCCTTTGATAAAATTGCCCGGGGGGGAATTGTCTTTACCTTTTCCTGCTCGCAGGTAATAAGCAAAGAGGCATTCCGTCTGGCTGTATTCAGTGCGGCTGCCATGTCCGGCAGGAAAGTGCGGATACTACACCAGTTGAGTCAACCGGCCGACCATCCTATCAATATATATCATCCGGAAGGGGAATATCTCAAAGGGTTAGTATTGTACGTGGAATAA
- a CDS encoding DUF3575 domain-containing protein: MSRMLVVFTFMALSITPAYAQKLAIKSNLFSDITTTINLGVEGGIADKWSLELSGNYNPWTFSDNMKWKHWIIQPEAKYWFCEKFNGHFLGLHFHGGEYNVGNIDTSLKFLGSDLSIFKDNRYEGWLLGGGLSYGYSWILSNHWNLEANIGVGYAHIKYDEYDCETCGKWKKSGSHNYFGVTKFALSIVYIIK; this comes from the coding sequence ATGAGTAGAATGTTAGTGGTATTTACATTTATGGCTCTGTCCATTACTCCGGCTTACGCCCAAAAGCTGGCCATCAAGTCAAACTTATTTTCGGATATAACGACAACTATCAATCTGGGCGTGGAAGGAGGTATAGCCGACAAATGGTCTTTAGAACTTTCAGGAAATTATAATCCTTGGACCTTCTCTGATAATATGAAGTGGAAACACTGGATTATACAACCAGAGGCGAAATACTGGTTTTGTGAAAAATTTAATGGTCATTTCCTCGGACTTCATTTTCATGGTGGAGAATATAATGTGGGAAATATAGATACATCTCTGAAATTTCTGGGAAGTGATTTATCTATATTTAAAGACAACCGTTATGAAGGATGGCTTCTGGGAGGAGGTCTTTCTTACGGTTATTCGTGGATACTCAGCAACCACTGGAATCTGGAAGCCAATATCGGAGTAGGATATGCCCATATCAAATATGATGAGTATGATTGTGAAACCTGTGGAAAATGGAAAAAATCAGGCTCGCATAACTATTTCGGTGTCACAAAATTTGCATTAAGCATTGTCTATATAATCAAATAA
- a CDS encoding fimbrial protein: MKVFNYLFIAMLSMGFIACSSEDDTSGGVEEGVKTKVQLKIVPAASSKSITGDFDALALEESTINDVTVLVFKTSDGTMDGQVIKGDLTDTEGVKSITIDNTTSGERDFLVIANAPEGVFYKGMSRAEALAKVMTLSPTEASDNLVMANQTVVTQTLSATNNASKNPVSVTIRRLAARVNLAKVDIKFTEGSTPNADFTIQEVFLMNVNTNYNIPGTATPEYKNPFEVGQGDYTFTDGWGHKFTAEEPYPTDEKLYFYAGPNVIAEETEGTETLLVIKGLFVSNKITLAPAEETVYYTVKVNRKGLGISFTDPEGSPSIGTGINSNTIYNLTVTITRKGGTDPGDMPEPAPCEVTVTAEDWKYVNQNVEF; this comes from the coding sequence ATGAAAGTATTTAATTATTTATTCATCGCCATGCTAAGTATGGGATTTATTGCTTGTAGCAGCGAAGACGACACTTCCGGAGGTGTAGAAGAAGGTGTAAAAACCAAAGTACAGCTTAAAATTGTTCCGGCAGCCAGTTCAAAATCCATAACCGGCGATTTTGATGCTCTGGCATTGGAAGAATCAACAATTAATGACGTCACTGTACTCGTTTTTAAAACAAGTGACGGTACAATGGACGGCCAAGTGATTAAAGGTGATTTGACCGATACGGAAGGTGTAAAATCAATCACAATTGATAATACCACTTCCGGAGAGAGGGATTTCCTTGTTATAGCAAATGCCCCTGAAGGAGTTTTCTATAAAGGGATGAGCCGGGCAGAAGCTCTGGCAAAAGTGATGACATTATCACCAACTGAGGCTAGCGATAATCTTGTGATGGCTAATCAGACAGTTGTTACACAAACATTATCTGCTACAAATAATGCCAGTAAAAATCCGGTTAGTGTAACAATAAGGCGTTTGGCAGCGAGAGTTAACCTAGCAAAAGTGGATATTAAATTTACAGAAGGCTCTACTCCTAATGCAGACTTTACTATACAGGAAGTATTTTTGATGAATGTAAACACAAACTATAATATTCCGGGTACCGCTACTCCCGAATATAAAAATCCATTTGAAGTTGGACAGGGAGATTATACATTTACAGACGGATGGGGACATAAGTTTACCGCAGAAGAACCTTATCCGACAGATGAGAAACTATACTTCTATGCTGGGCCAAATGTGATTGCAGAAGAAACAGAAGGTACAGAGACCTTACTTGTAATCAAAGGCTTATTTGTATCGAACAAAATAACTCTTGCCCCAGCAGAAGAAACTGTTTATTATACAGTTAAAGTAAACCGTAAAGGCTTGGGCATTAGCTTCACTGATCCTGAAGGGTCTCCATCCATCGGCACAGGTATAAATTCCAATACGATATATAATCTTACTGTAACAATAACACGAAAGGGTGGAACAGATCCCGGAGATATGCCGGAACCTGCCCCATGTGAGGTAACAGTTACAGCAGAAGACTGGAAATACGTAAATCAGAATGTAGAATTCTAA
- a CDS encoding FimB/Mfa2 family fimbrial subunit has translation MNTLFKYKSIICMISLLILTAGCVRDDDADCNNRGEIIIRVLDGQNNDITETDAIKDVILYLFGSKNTFIDSIPIPISIVKSRKPIILEYPRQSHLTAVVWCNTIACESTEVDDLDENKHNIESPLKVWLKPNGGKTKTTNLYNSPEELFHGKGKIGLDSSTGVQSITFPVKRKVSSIIVIAKRLRQWAGGGTDEDFSIQVRGTSDTYSLVDGELEGGDATYAPDISFDENDYLVSPLFNTFPSDRTQRVEVEIYKGENCIYRASLDNEGNPLVAEEGRTLQVVIDFQASISVDVSINPWHVVNQYTDL, from the coding sequence ATGAACACATTATTCAAATACAAATCAATCATATGCATGATTTCCCTGCTGATATTGACTGCCGGATGCGTTAGGGATGATGACGCGGATTGTAATAATAGGGGTGAAATCATAATCAGGGTACTGGATGGTCAAAATAACGACATTACAGAAACAGATGCTATAAAAGATGTCATTCTGTATTTATTCGGCAGTAAAAATACATTTATCGACAGCATCCCTATTCCTATAAGCATTGTAAAATCGCGTAAGCCCATCATACTCGAATATCCCAGACAAAGCCATCTTACAGCCGTAGTATGGTGTAATACGATAGCATGCGAAAGCACAGAAGTAGATGATCTGGATGAAAATAAGCATAACATAGAGTCTCCATTAAAGGTATGGCTAAAACCCAATGGAGGCAAAACCAAAACAACAAACTTATATAATAGCCCTGAAGAATTGTTTCATGGCAAAGGAAAAATAGGACTCGACTCCAGTACCGGAGTACAAAGCATCACCTTCCCCGTAAAGCGCAAGGTATCGAGTATCATAGTAATAGCCAAACGCCTTAGACAATGGGCCGGAGGAGGTACCGATGAAGATTTCTCCATACAGGTACGTGGTACAAGCGACACATATTCACTTGTAGATGGTGAGCTAGAAGGTGGCGATGCAACTTATGCGCCGGATATATCTTTCGACGAAAATGACTATTTGGTATCACCATTATTCAATACATTTCCGTCTGACAGAACTCAACGGGTAGAAGTCGAAATTTATAAAGGAGAAAACTGCATATATCGTGCATCATTAGATAATGAGGGAAATCCTCTCGTCGCAGAAGAAGGGCGCACTCTTCAGGTAGTAATTGATTTTCAGGCATCTATTTCCGTAGATGTATCTATTAACCCGTGGCATGTAGTTAATCAGTATACAGACCTGTAA